A portion of the Apus apus isolate bApuApu2 chromosome 3, bApuApu2.pri.cur, whole genome shotgun sequence genome contains these proteins:
- the PTRHD1 gene encoding putative peptidyl-tRNA hydrolase PTRHD1 — protein MQGPRLPAGRAVPYGNMAAPGVAAATLVQYVVLRGDLGRPPRSWPLGAVVAQGCHAALAAAHAHRQHPDTRAYLEQGGAMRTVVLEAPDEAALTTLAQTLKQHSIDHEVWTEQPENVATCLALRPYPKDQVHQYLKKFKLLK, from the exons ATGCAAGGCCCGCGCCTCCCGGCAGGCCGTGCGGTGCCGTACGGCAACATGGCGGCGCCCGGAGTAGCGGCGGCGACGCTGGTACAGTACGTGGTGCTGCGGGGAGACCTGGGCCGGCCGCCCCGCTCGTGGCCGCTGGGCGCGGTGGTGGCTCAGGGCTGTCACGCCGCCCTGGCCGCCGCACACGCGCACCGGCAGCACCCCGACACCCGCGCTTACCTGGAGCAGGGCGGCGCCATGCGCACCGTGGTGCTGGAG GCTCCAGACGAGGCTGCCCTGACGACGCTGGCACAGAccctgaagcagcacagcattGACCACGAAGTGTGGACGGAGCAGCCTGAGAACGTGGCCACCTGCCTGGCGCTCAGGCCCTACCCGAAGGACCAAGTGCACCAGTACCTGAAGAAATTCAAATTGCTGAAGTGA